From Solea solea chromosome 20, fSolSol10.1, whole genome shotgun sequence, one genomic window encodes:
- the fhod3a gene encoding FH1/FH2 domain-containing protein 3 isoform X1, with protein sequence MATFVCRVQFLDDTDPFNSTNFPEPTRPPLYTFREDIPLINQLAGVHRLLKAPHKLDDCALQLSHNGTYLDLESSLAEQRDELEGFQQDDTGARGKKHSVVLRTQLTVRVHACIERLYNSNGRDLRRALFSLKQIFQDDKDLVHEFVMAEGLTCLIKVGAEADQNYQNYILRALGQIMLYVDGMNGVIGHAETIQWLYTLVGSKFRLVVKTSLKLLLVFVEYSESNTPLLIKAITATDTKRGCKPWSNAMEILHEKDGVDTELLVYAMTLINKTLASLPDQDSFYDMVDGLEEQGMETVSQRHLGRKGTDLDLVEQLNIYETTLRHEDGDDDSQPPPTGRRDRRRASLGGGDKKCGLERRRSRRASLGRSGHASPCSPLSPQRAGFQPFSGHRAEDVSEREEEYEEGVEEEGEETPVTESDSDEQQGADTVSKQTTPSPARPLPSIVHRTTLRSITIITRKESTKEEEQRSHTEQPPESSLHSPSSPTSSPPVSSPLRPPSPPSLLATLLARKRSSVTVPATKEVSPPLRGSSRPSPDRLPYLPHAPFHLFSYDLHEEPPPPAPAKASEESPKMTSPRNGSFTSYSSHSSPSTPTTSRPALGGLLSSSYRQHQESLAAERERRRVEREERLQRIEREERNKHSREYVDKMEEARLAREERYKTVERLAAEEYEKDRIRVSRTRPDLNLNFASSEAWPSSSRSSTPSSFASQDDTEADLEAETPTAIHTPSETGEADDSSASVEAGEKEAEAAAEEEEEEEEQKEEEEEEEEEEEVQEETAAEKEEEECEQEPEKEREEAEEEDSGILSDKERQNEEVNEKDNCSASSISSASSTLEREERGSTEDGLKEAEVNEPCGKLLNSKLFMLDMLYAQNKKHSEEEEEEEGDAEKEKERGEDKDKDKETHEDAEEQLDNDQESNSRTDNSEHRGNIRPLAERFGDLIKDLGTSHPHLEAPATEPPPPPPKKESDTIWDQLLASPRELRIGDINFTDLTEDDDKDILDAVSMVGCGYLPPPPPPPPCFPPLPPRLGNCPPPPPLIGIMRPPPPPCFSSSIPVPPPPEPPLFNKKKKTIRLFWSEVRATDSQYRDYKRSEDSLWAKLEPVKVDTAKLEHLFESKSKEMPVTKKTAADGKRQEIIVLDSKRSNAINIGLTVLPPPRTIKTAILNFDEYALNKEGIEKILTMIPTEEEKQKIQEAQLANPDIPLGSAEQFLLTLSSISELSARLQLWAFKMDYEATEKEVAEPLQDLKEGMEQLEKNKTLRYILSTLLSIGNFLNGTNAKGFEMTYLEKVPEVKDTVHKQSLLHHVCSVVVENFPQSTDLYSEIGAITRSAKVDFDQLQENLCQMERRCKASWDHLKVIAKHEMKPQLKQKMSDFLKECAERIIILKIVHRRIINRFHSFLLFLGHPPYSVREISVHRFSKILSEFALEYRTTRDRVLQQKQKRADHRERNKTRGKMIIDVNAPSDDEEEREPGRCGSSSNNSAPSASQEAEQHQGLGHAEDAVEHENMKAVLRNSLSSGDRESSGVPGLRTRTRSRPGRGGRTVQAWTPPVGDTQVCGDDDADEIMERIVRSATQGPGTRAQPRERRRSRANRKSLRRTLKNGLTAEEALALGLSDSPDPPM encoded by the exons AACGACTGTACAACTCCAATGGACGGGACCTGAGAAGAGCGCTGTTCTCTCTGAAGCAAATCTTTCAG GATGACAAGGATCTGGTCCACGAGTTTGTGATGGCTGAAGGTCTGACGTGTCTCATCAAGGTCGGAGCAGAAGCGGACCAGAACTACCAGAACTACATTTTAAGAG CTCTGGGGCAGATCATGTTGTATGTGGACGGCATGAACGGAGTCATCGGTCACGCTGAGACAATCCAGTGGCTGTACACGCTAGTTGGCTCAAAG TTCCGCCTGGTGGTGAAAACGTCtttgaagctgctgctggtgtttgtgGAATACTCCGAGTCCAATACACCCCTGCTGATAAAAGCCATCACCGCTACGGACACCAAGAGAG GGTGCAAGCCGTGGTCCAATGCTATGGAGATCTTACATGAGAAGGATGGCGtggacacagagctgctggtctatgCCATGACTCTCATCAACaag ACACTTGCATCGCTGCCAGACCAGGATTCTTTCTATGATATGGTGGATGGTCTGGAAGAACAGGGCATGGAGACAGTTTCCCAAAGACACCTGGGGCGGAAAGGCACTGATCTGGACTTGGTTGAGCAACTCAACATCTATGAG ACGACTTTACGTCATGAAGACGGCGACGATGACAGCCAGCCTCCACCAACGGGACGCCGGGACCGTCGACGAGCCAGCCTCGGGGGCGGCGACAAAAAGTGTGGCCTGGAGAGGAGGCGGAGCCGCAGGGCCTCCCTTGGGCGATCTGGCCACGCCTCCCCGTGCAGCCCCTTGTCCCCACAGAGAGCCGGCTTCCAGCCTTTCAgtggacacagagctgaggacgtGAGTGAGAG AGAGGAGGAGTATGAGGAAGGagtagaggaggagggggaggagactcCGGTGACTGAGTCTGATTCGGATGAGCAGCAGGGGGCTGATACAGTATCTAAACAGACCACTCCCAG CCCTGCTAGACCGCTTCCATCCATTGTTCATAGAACAACCCTGCGGTCCATCACCATCATTACCAGAAAGGAGAGCACaaaggaggaagagcagaggagtCACACCGAACAGCCTCCAGAGTCGAGCCTCCACTCTCCCTCTTCTCCCACTTCCTCCCCTCCCGTCTCCTCCCCGCTCAGACCCCCATCCCCGCCCTCGCTTCTGGCCACCTTGCTGGCCAGGAAGAGGTCTTCTGTCACCGTTCCGGCCACCAAAGAGGTCAGTCCACCACTGCGCGGCAGCTCCCGTCCTTCGCCCGACCGTCTGCCCTACCTGCCCCATGCGCCCTTCCACCTCTTCTCCTATGACCTTCACGAGGAGCCGCCGCCACCGGCTCCAGCCAAAGCCAGCGAAGAGTCTCCAAAAATGACGTCTCCCAG GAATGGAAGTTTCACGTCCTACTCATCTCACAGCAGCCCGAGTACACCCACCACCTCCAG GCCCGCTCTGGGAGGTCTCTTGTCGTCCTCTTATCGACAGCACCAGGAATCATTGGCAGCTGAGCGAGAGCGCCGCCgtgtggagagggaggagagactgcagaggatagagagggaggagagaaacaaGCACAG ccGCGAATATGTGGATAAAATGGAAGAAGCCAGACTTGCACGGGAggagag GTACAAGACCGTGGAGCGTCTGGCGGCAGAGGAATACGAGAAGGACCGCATCCGGGTCTCAAGGACTCgccctgacctcaacctaaACTTTGCATCCTCTGAGGCCTGGCCCTCATCATCACGCAGCAGCACCCCGTCCTCCTTCGCCTCGCAAGATGACACAGAGGCCGATCTTGAAGCTGAGACCCCGACTGCCATTCACACACCGTCTGAGACAG GAGAGGCTGACGACTCCAGTGCAAGTGTAGAAGCGGGGGAGAAGGAAGCAGAGGCCGccgctgaggaggaggaggaggaggaggaacagaaagaagaggaggaggaggaagaagaagaagaggaagtgcaggaggaaactgcagcagaaaaggaagaggaagagtgtGAGCAGGAAccggagaaggagagggaggaggcggaggaggaggacagcgGCATCCTGAGCGACAAGGAGCGACAGAACGAGGAAGTCAATGAAAAGGACAACTGCTCTGCCTCCAGCATCTCCTCCGCCAGCAGCACtttggagagagaggagagggggagcaCGGAGGATG GCTTAAAGGAAGCGGAGGTGAATGAACCGTGCGGCAAACTCCTCAACAGCAAACTCTTTATGCTGGATATGCTGTACGCCCAGAATAAGAAgcacagtgaggaggaggaggaggaggagggggatgcagagaaggagaaagaaagaggagaggataaagacaaagacaaagaaacgcATGAGGACGCTGAGGAGCAGCTGGACAATGATCAGGAGAGCAACAGCAGGACAGACAATTCAGAGCACCGTGGTAACATCCGTCCATTGGCTGAGCGATTTGGAGACCTGATCAAGGACCTCGGTACGTCCCACCCTCACTTGGAAGCTCCAGCCACTGagccccctcctcccccacccAAAAAGGAATCAGACACCATCTGGGACCAGCTCCTGGCCAGCCCTCGAGAGCTGCGCATCGGGGACATCAACTTCACCGACTTGACGGAGGACGATGACAAGGACATTCTGGATGCAGTGTCGATGGTAGGATGTGGGTACCTCCCTCCGccgccccctcctccaccgTGCTTCCCCCCACTGCCACCCAGGCTCGGCAACTGCCCCCCGCCTCCCCCGTTGATTGGGATTATGAGGCCTCCACCGCCTCCTTGCTTCAGCTCATCGATCCCCGTGCCTCCTCCTCCGGAGCCGCCTCTGttcaacaagaagaagaagacaatcaGGCTCTTTTGGAGCGAG GTGCGCGCGACAGATTCGCAGTACAGGGATTATAAGCGGAGTGAAGACTCTCTCTGGGCCAAACTGGAGCCAGTCAAGGTGGACACGGCTAAACTGGAACACCTGTTTGAGTCAAAGTCAAAGGAGATGCCCGTTACAAAG AAAACGGCAGCGGATGGCAAACGCCAGGAGATCATCGTGTTGGACTCCAAGAGGAGTAACGCGATCAACATTGGCCTGACGGTGCTGCCGCCTCCACGCACTATCAAGACAGCCATCCTTAACTTTGATGAGTATGCACTCAACAAGGAGGGAATAGAG AAAATCCTGACGATGATCCCcacggaggaggagaagcagaagaTCCAGGAGGCTCAGCTGGCCAATCCAGACATCCCGCTCGGCTCAGCAGAGCAGTTCCTGCTCACGCTGTCGTCCATCAGCGAGCTCTCGGCCAGACTCCAGCTCTGGGCCTTCAAGATGGACTACGAGGCAACGGAGAAG gaAGTGGCGGAGCCGCTGCAGGATCTGAAGGAAGGTATGGAGCAGCTGGAGAAGAACAAAACTTTACGCTACATCCTGTCCACGCTGCTCTCCATTGGAAACTTCCTCAATGGCACAAAT GCTAAAGGCTTCGAGATGACGTACTTGGAGAAGGTTCCGGAGGTGAAGGACACGGTGCACaaacagtctctgctgcatcaCGTCTGCTCTGTGGTGGTGGAGAACTTCCCTCAGAGCACCGACCTCTACTCAGAGATCGGAGCCATCACGCGCTCGGCAAAA GTGGATTTCGATCAGCTGCAGGAAAACCTGTGTCAGATGGAGCGCCGCTGCAAAGCCTCATGGGACCACCTGAAGGTCATCGCCAAGCACGAGATGAAGCCCCAGCTGAAGCAGAAGATGTCCGACTTCCTCAAGGAGTGCGCCGAGAGGATCATCATCCTCAAGATTGTTCACCGCAGGATCATCAACAG GTTCCACTCGTTCCTGCTCTTCCTGGGTCATCCGCCGTACAGTGTGAGGGAGATCAGCGTCCACAGGTTCAGTAAGATCCTCAGCGAGTTTGCGCTGGAGTACCGAACCACCAGGGACCGCGtcctgcagcagaaacagaaaaggGCTGACCACCGCGAGCGCAACAAGACCCGAGGAAAGATGATCATCGACGTGAACGCACCT tctgatgatgaagaggagcgTGAG CCTGGTCGATGTGGctccagcagcaacaacagcgcCCCTAGTGCCAGCCAGGAGGCCGAGCAGCATCAAGGCCTTGGCCATGCTGAGGATGCTGTAGAGCACGAGAACATGAAAGCAGTGCTGCGAAACAGCCTGAGCAGCGGTGACAGGGAGAGCAGCGGCGTGCCAGGACTCCGGACACGGACAAGATCGCGTCCTGGACGAGGAG GTCGCACTGTGCAGGCGTGGACTCCACCCGTGGGGGACACTCAGGTCTGTGGAGACGACGACGCGGACGAGATCATGGAGCGCATCGTGAGGTCGGCCACTCAGGGTCCAGGAACCAGAGCTCAGCCCCGAGAGAGGAGGAGGTCCAGAGCAAACCGCAAGTCAT TGAGGCGGACACTGAAGAACGGCCTGACAGCAGAAGAAGCTCTTGCTTTAGGACTAAGCGATTCTCCGGATCCACCAATGTGA
- the fhod3a gene encoding FH1/FH2 domain-containing protein 3 isoform X2, with protein MATFVCRVQFLDDTDPFNSTNFPEPTRPPLYTFREDIPLINQLAGVHRLLKAPHKLDDCALQLSHNGTYLDLESSLAEQRDELEGFQQDDTGARGKKHSVVLRTQLTVRVHACIERLYNSNGRDLRRALFSLKQIFQDDKDLVHEFVMAEGLTCLIKVGAEADQNYQNYILRALGQIMLYVDGMNGVIGHAETIQWLYTLVGSKFRLVVKTSLKLLLVFVEYSESNTPLLIKAITATDTKRGCKPWSNAMEILHEKDGVDTELLVYAMTLINKTLASLPDQDSFYDMVDGLEEQGMETVSQRHLGRKGTDLDLVEQLNIYETTLRHEDGDDDSQPPPTGRRDRRRASLGGGDKKCGLERRRSRRASLGRSGHASPCSPLSPQRAGFQPFSGHRAEDVSEREEEYEEGVEEEGEETPVTESDSDEQQGADTVSKQTTPSPARPLPSIVHRTTLRSITIITRKESTKEEEQRSHTEQPPESSLHSPSSPTSSPPVSSPLRPPSPPSLLATLLARKRSSVTVPATKEVSPPLRGSSRPSPDRLPYLPHAPFHLFSYDLHEEPPPPAPAKASEESPKMTSPRNGSFTSYSSHSSPSTPTTSRPALGGLLSSSYRQHQESLAAERERRRVEREERLQRIEREERNKHSREYVDKMEEARLAREERYKTVERLAAEEYEKDRIRVSRTRPDLNLNFASSEAWPSSSRSSTPSSFASQDDTEADLEAETPTAIHTPSETGEADDSSASVEAGEKEAEAAAEEEEEEEEQKEEEEEEEEEEEVQEETAAEKEEEECEQEPEKEREEAEEEDSGILSDKERQNEEVNEKDNCSASSISSASSTLEREERGSTEDGLKEAEVNEPCGKLLNSKLFMLDMLYAQNKKHSEEEEEEEGDAEKEKERGEDKDKDKETHEDAEEQLDNDQESNSRTDNSEHRGNIRPLAERFGDLIKDLGTSHPHLEAPATEPPPPPPKKESDTIWDQLLASPRELRIGDINFTDLTEDDDKDILDAVSMVGCGYLPPPPPPPPCFPPLPPRLGNCPPPPPLIGIMRPPPPPCFSSSIPVPPPPEPPLFNKKKKTIRLFWSEVRATDSQYRDYKRSEDSLWAKLEPVKVDTAKLEHLFESKSKEMPVTKKTAADGKRQEIIVLDSKRSNAINIGLTVLPPPRTIKTAILNFDEYALNKEGIEKILTMIPTEEEKQKIQEAQLANPDIPLGSAEQFLLTLSSISELSARLQLWAFKMDYEATEKEVAEPLQDLKEGMEQLEKNKTLRYILSTLLSIGNFLNGTNAKGFEMTYLEKVPEVKDTVHKQSLLHHVCSVVVENFPQSTDLYSEIGAITRSAKVDFDQLQENLCQMERRCKASWDHLKVIAKHEMKPQLKQKMSDFLKECAERIIILKIVHRRIINRFHSFLLFLGHPPYSVREISVHRFSKILSEFALEYRTTRDRVLQQKQKRADHRERNKTRGKMIIDVNAPPGRCGSSSNNSAPSASQEAEQHQGLGHAEDAVEHENMKAVLRNSLSSGDRESSGVPGLRTRTRSRPGRGGRTVQAWTPPVGDTQVCGDDDADEIMERIVRSATQGPGTRAQPRERRRSRANRKSLRRTLKNGLTAEEALALGLSDSPDPPM; from the exons AACGACTGTACAACTCCAATGGACGGGACCTGAGAAGAGCGCTGTTCTCTCTGAAGCAAATCTTTCAG GATGACAAGGATCTGGTCCACGAGTTTGTGATGGCTGAAGGTCTGACGTGTCTCATCAAGGTCGGAGCAGAAGCGGACCAGAACTACCAGAACTACATTTTAAGAG CTCTGGGGCAGATCATGTTGTATGTGGACGGCATGAACGGAGTCATCGGTCACGCTGAGACAATCCAGTGGCTGTACACGCTAGTTGGCTCAAAG TTCCGCCTGGTGGTGAAAACGTCtttgaagctgctgctggtgtttgtgGAATACTCCGAGTCCAATACACCCCTGCTGATAAAAGCCATCACCGCTACGGACACCAAGAGAG GGTGCAAGCCGTGGTCCAATGCTATGGAGATCTTACATGAGAAGGATGGCGtggacacagagctgctggtctatgCCATGACTCTCATCAACaag ACACTTGCATCGCTGCCAGACCAGGATTCTTTCTATGATATGGTGGATGGTCTGGAAGAACAGGGCATGGAGACAGTTTCCCAAAGACACCTGGGGCGGAAAGGCACTGATCTGGACTTGGTTGAGCAACTCAACATCTATGAG ACGACTTTACGTCATGAAGACGGCGACGATGACAGCCAGCCTCCACCAACGGGACGCCGGGACCGTCGACGAGCCAGCCTCGGGGGCGGCGACAAAAAGTGTGGCCTGGAGAGGAGGCGGAGCCGCAGGGCCTCCCTTGGGCGATCTGGCCACGCCTCCCCGTGCAGCCCCTTGTCCCCACAGAGAGCCGGCTTCCAGCCTTTCAgtggacacagagctgaggacgtGAGTGAGAG AGAGGAGGAGTATGAGGAAGGagtagaggaggagggggaggagactcCGGTGACTGAGTCTGATTCGGATGAGCAGCAGGGGGCTGATACAGTATCTAAACAGACCACTCCCAG CCCTGCTAGACCGCTTCCATCCATTGTTCATAGAACAACCCTGCGGTCCATCACCATCATTACCAGAAAGGAGAGCACaaaggaggaagagcagaggagtCACACCGAACAGCCTCCAGAGTCGAGCCTCCACTCTCCCTCTTCTCCCACTTCCTCCCCTCCCGTCTCCTCCCCGCTCAGACCCCCATCCCCGCCCTCGCTTCTGGCCACCTTGCTGGCCAGGAAGAGGTCTTCTGTCACCGTTCCGGCCACCAAAGAGGTCAGTCCACCACTGCGCGGCAGCTCCCGTCCTTCGCCCGACCGTCTGCCCTACCTGCCCCATGCGCCCTTCCACCTCTTCTCCTATGACCTTCACGAGGAGCCGCCGCCACCGGCTCCAGCCAAAGCCAGCGAAGAGTCTCCAAAAATGACGTCTCCCAG GAATGGAAGTTTCACGTCCTACTCATCTCACAGCAGCCCGAGTACACCCACCACCTCCAG GCCCGCTCTGGGAGGTCTCTTGTCGTCCTCTTATCGACAGCACCAGGAATCATTGGCAGCTGAGCGAGAGCGCCGCCgtgtggagagggaggagagactgcagaggatagagagggaggagagaaacaaGCACAG ccGCGAATATGTGGATAAAATGGAAGAAGCCAGACTTGCACGGGAggagag GTACAAGACCGTGGAGCGTCTGGCGGCAGAGGAATACGAGAAGGACCGCATCCGGGTCTCAAGGACTCgccctgacctcaacctaaACTTTGCATCCTCTGAGGCCTGGCCCTCATCATCACGCAGCAGCACCCCGTCCTCCTTCGCCTCGCAAGATGACACAGAGGCCGATCTTGAAGCTGAGACCCCGACTGCCATTCACACACCGTCTGAGACAG GAGAGGCTGACGACTCCAGTGCAAGTGTAGAAGCGGGGGAGAAGGAAGCAGAGGCCGccgctgaggaggaggaggaggaggaggaacagaaagaagaggaggaggaggaagaagaagaagaggaagtgcaggaggaaactgcagcagaaaaggaagaggaagagtgtGAGCAGGAAccggagaaggagagggaggaggcggaggaggaggacagcgGCATCCTGAGCGACAAGGAGCGACAGAACGAGGAAGTCAATGAAAAGGACAACTGCTCTGCCTCCAGCATCTCCTCCGCCAGCAGCACtttggagagagaggagagggggagcaCGGAGGATG GCTTAAAGGAAGCGGAGGTGAATGAACCGTGCGGCAAACTCCTCAACAGCAAACTCTTTATGCTGGATATGCTGTACGCCCAGAATAAGAAgcacagtgaggaggaggaggaggaggagggggatgcagagaaggagaaagaaagaggagaggataaagacaaagacaaagaaacgcATGAGGACGCTGAGGAGCAGCTGGACAATGATCAGGAGAGCAACAGCAGGACAGACAATTCAGAGCACCGTGGTAACATCCGTCCATTGGCTGAGCGATTTGGAGACCTGATCAAGGACCTCGGTACGTCCCACCCTCACTTGGAAGCTCCAGCCACTGagccccctcctcccccacccAAAAAGGAATCAGACACCATCTGGGACCAGCTCCTGGCCAGCCCTCGAGAGCTGCGCATCGGGGACATCAACTTCACCGACTTGACGGAGGACGATGACAAGGACATTCTGGATGCAGTGTCGATGGTAGGATGTGGGTACCTCCCTCCGccgccccctcctccaccgTGCTTCCCCCCACTGCCACCCAGGCTCGGCAACTGCCCCCCGCCTCCCCCGTTGATTGGGATTATGAGGCCTCCACCGCCTCCTTGCTTCAGCTCATCGATCCCCGTGCCTCCTCCTCCGGAGCCGCCTCTGttcaacaagaagaagaagacaatcaGGCTCTTTTGGAGCGAG GTGCGCGCGACAGATTCGCAGTACAGGGATTATAAGCGGAGTGAAGACTCTCTCTGGGCCAAACTGGAGCCAGTCAAGGTGGACACGGCTAAACTGGAACACCTGTTTGAGTCAAAGTCAAAGGAGATGCCCGTTACAAAG AAAACGGCAGCGGATGGCAAACGCCAGGAGATCATCGTGTTGGACTCCAAGAGGAGTAACGCGATCAACATTGGCCTGACGGTGCTGCCGCCTCCACGCACTATCAAGACAGCCATCCTTAACTTTGATGAGTATGCACTCAACAAGGAGGGAATAGAG AAAATCCTGACGATGATCCCcacggaggaggagaagcagaagaTCCAGGAGGCTCAGCTGGCCAATCCAGACATCCCGCTCGGCTCAGCAGAGCAGTTCCTGCTCACGCTGTCGTCCATCAGCGAGCTCTCGGCCAGACTCCAGCTCTGGGCCTTCAAGATGGACTACGAGGCAACGGAGAAG gaAGTGGCGGAGCCGCTGCAGGATCTGAAGGAAGGTATGGAGCAGCTGGAGAAGAACAAAACTTTACGCTACATCCTGTCCACGCTGCTCTCCATTGGAAACTTCCTCAATGGCACAAAT GCTAAAGGCTTCGAGATGACGTACTTGGAGAAGGTTCCGGAGGTGAAGGACACGGTGCACaaacagtctctgctgcatcaCGTCTGCTCTGTGGTGGTGGAGAACTTCCCTCAGAGCACCGACCTCTACTCAGAGATCGGAGCCATCACGCGCTCGGCAAAA GTGGATTTCGATCAGCTGCAGGAAAACCTGTGTCAGATGGAGCGCCGCTGCAAAGCCTCATGGGACCACCTGAAGGTCATCGCCAAGCACGAGATGAAGCCCCAGCTGAAGCAGAAGATGTCCGACTTCCTCAAGGAGTGCGCCGAGAGGATCATCATCCTCAAGATTGTTCACCGCAGGATCATCAACAG GTTCCACTCGTTCCTGCTCTTCCTGGGTCATCCGCCGTACAGTGTGAGGGAGATCAGCGTCCACAGGTTCAGTAAGATCCTCAGCGAGTTTGCGCTGGAGTACCGAACCACCAGGGACCGCGtcctgcagcagaaacagaaaaggGCTGACCACCGCGAGCGCAACAAGACCCGAGGAAAGATGATCATCGACGTGAACGCACCT CCTGGTCGATGTGGctccagcagcaacaacagcgcCCCTAGTGCCAGCCAGGAGGCCGAGCAGCATCAAGGCCTTGGCCATGCTGAGGATGCTGTAGAGCACGAGAACATGAAAGCAGTGCTGCGAAACAGCCTGAGCAGCGGTGACAGGGAGAGCAGCGGCGTGCCAGGACTCCGGACACGGACAAGATCGCGTCCTGGACGAGGAG GTCGCACTGTGCAGGCGTGGACTCCACCCGTGGGGGACACTCAGGTCTGTGGAGACGACGACGCGGACGAGATCATGGAGCGCATCGTGAGGTCGGCCACTCAGGGTCCAGGAACCAGAGCTCAGCCCCGAGAGAGGAGGAGGTCCAGAGCAAACCGCAAGTCAT TGAGGCGGACACTGAAGAACGGCCTGACAGCAGAAGAAGCTCTTGCTTTAGGACTAAGCGATTCTCCGGATCCACCAATGTGA